GGTGGCCGGACGATTCGTATGTCGGGAAAGCATGATGCTCTCCTTCAACCGTCCCATCAAAGATTTCATGAGAGCAGGCCTGCTCGGCTTCTTGCCTAACGGTGCGCCTAGCTCCTTGACTAACAATGCAAGATTCCCAAGCCCCATTTCCGCAACCCGTGTTTCAACCTGCCGCTCTTGCCCAGAGCGAGCGAGGTCAATCAGTTCGGTATAAAGGTCGAGCGCCTGTTGGGGCGTGATTGTGGGAGGGCTGTCGTTCAACTGGGGAAGCTTCACGCGCCCAGTTTTCGCAGACGGAAAGGAGCTGGGAAAAAATGCTCGCAGGCGCTTTTCTATGCGACCGAGCTTGCCCGAAACCTCGCGCAGGATTTCCTTCAATTCTCGCATCTCGCCCGCAAGGGCGATTACGTCTTCCTCTTTCGGCGATATATTTTGCTCAGTCATTGTGAAAGGAGCTCCCTGCATTCTTGCCATAAGGTGCGGAAGTCAGGCACCAAGTCCGCAGGCACGCCGCCACCTGTGATTGCTCTCTTGATGCCCACGCGCTCGCGAATGAACGAATCAAAGAAACGGGCCTCTATGTTCTCGCGTTTGGACGCCTCTGAGCAGACCCGGCCTACTTCCCGTATGTAGAAAGCCGATTCATTTGTAGGTCGCCACCGACCTGTGGTTTGGTCACGCCCGAATGTCTTCGTCTTGTTCATGAACACACCGATCTTCGGGAGCGGATGCGGTTCTATTCGCATCTTCAGCGAATTCAGAATCAAGCTCGTACCCCTGGATGCGAAGAAATCAGGGTTCACCGGGATCAGCACCAGATCCGCGCAGGTCAGAACGCTGTAGGAAAGGAGCGTGAACGACGGCGGGCAGTCGAATAGCACGTAGTCATATCTCGGCATTCTCGGGCTGTTCGTGATTTTTCCGATGAGTCTGCGAATGAAATCGCGCATCGACTCGCGGTCGAACACCTCTAATTCCAGCCAGTACAGGTCTTCAACTGATGGAACGAAGTGAAGCTGATCTGAAATTTGATAGATTACGTCGAATCCGATCGGGAAATCGAAATTGGCCCTGGGGCGCGTGAACGCTTCGATGGCGTCAAAGATCGTCTTCTTACGTTGAACTGAAGTCTCGTACCATTTGCCGAAGCGGTCTTCCAGGCGGCCACTGTCCTCGTTTAGCGCGATTGCTTGCGTTAGTGACATTTGCGCATCGAGATCGAACATTAGCACTTTCTGATTTGGAAAAAGGGCCAAGGTATCAGCCATGCACCAGGTGACAGTTGTTTTTCCGACGCCGCCCTTGAAGTTAATTGTCGCTATCAACTTCGGACTCCAATTGGTCGGCATGGTCCGACCCCTCCTTGCCTTTCGCGTTGTTTGCGTCCTCGGAACTGGACGATCGCGGACTGAAGCTCATTTGGAAACCAGCAAGCCCTGAGCTTGTAGCTCCTCTCCCAGCCTCAGAACAGCATCGGCGAGATCGCGATAACGATCGACAGCCAGTGCCAGGCCCTGCTTGCCGGGCAGCCACTGACCGCTGTCGGAGCGGTAGTAGACACGGATGTTGATAATCTTCCGCCCGCGGAAGTCGTCGATGCTGACTCGGACTTCTTCCTTGGAGTTCTTCTCAAACTGCGCGACCAGCTGGCTTGAGTCATCCACCGAAGTTGCCCCCGAGCTTAGTTTTCCGCGGCTGAGGCTTCGCCAGCGAATTTACGAAGATCGTTCATGATCGAGGATATATCGGTCGCCCCTTTTATCGACCGCTCTTCTGCCGGAGTGAGTTTCAGGCCCATCTTTAGCTTGAGGAAGGATGCCGTATCCATTCGATTCTGGCGCCGATTCACCACGTCCGGGCCTGACATCGCGATGCCCTGCCATTCCTTGTTTGTCCTGCGCCAGTCGATCTGGCGCAGTCCTCGAAGGCGCGACTTCCAGTCATCCGGGTACGTCGAAATCAGCGTCTGGCCCATCGAACCAAGAGCACACAACACCACCGCGTGCGAATGGATGAATTCCTGACGAAACTCCATCGGCTTTAGATCGCCGTTCTTGACTTTCTCCCACTCCGGCATGTTCTCGGCTACGCTTTCCCAGAAATCCAGCGCCAGCGCGAGCTTGCGGTCATAGTCGGCGTCAACGACCGATCCGAGTAGCGCATTGACCGCATCGTAAATCGCGGCAAGCGTGAAAAGTTTGGGCGATCGCAGCGCAAGCGATACCCGGTCCTTGTCCACGAATCCCTTGAAGGCCTCGACACGCTCCGTGACGGTCAACGTGATTTGACTCATCAGGTCGCGCTGGTTGTACAGGATATTGAGCGACTTCGAGGTGGTACGCGCCGTGCGGTTGAGGTCAGAAAACATCTGCTGCATCCGGCCAAGATCCTCAAAAGGAAACAGCACCACCGAGATGGTCTCATCGCCAAGCTTGGGGTTCTCCCTCAACGCCTCTTCGATCGCGGCTCGCCGGTGCTGGCCATCGTTGATCACCAGGTCGGCATCGAACGGAATTTCCAGGACTCCAATGTCGTCGCGGCTATCCGCCGCCATGAACTTCGGCTCGCAATCGAACGATGCGGTTAGCGATGAGAACAGATAGCCGTCCTCGTTGTCGAGGATGTACTGCGTGATCTCCGGAATACGGCTCTTTTGGATCACGCGCTGCGCCCGCTGCTCGGGCGGTAGCTCGGCCCAGTCACGAAATCTAAACAGCTTCGGTACGAGGCTGAGCTTCACCATGGTCACGAAATAGTCGCGCTTGCCCATGTGGCCGCGCATCGCCGGAAACGAAAGGATCATCTCGTTCATCGCTCCTTTGAAATTGACACATAGACTGTATAGCGTCCTGTTTCTCTTGTCAAGTGTACAACTCGTCAATCATCGACGTACGTCAACCAACTGCGACTGGAGTTCCAGTAAATTTTCGCTTCTTTAGGAGCGTCGGCTCGACTCAAGCCTAACGTAGGACATAACCCGCCTTCGTTCTCTCTGTTGCGCGGCTCCGCTCAAGTCCGTCGCGCCATCCCTGATCGGGACCGCTCGCGCTTGTCACGGCGGCCTTGAATTGCTGCGCCCCGCTCATTGGTAGCTCCGCTTCGCTTCGCAACCGGATCTCTTTCCTCCCTCGCTTTCAAACAGGGGTGAAGGGCCGAGGGGGAAAGAAAGGTTCGGTTTTTACGAACCAAACCGCCCTGCCGCTTGGACGGAAGCGGGCGAAGGCAAAAGAGGACCAGCGATGCAACGACGTTTCAAATGCGATCCGAAGTGGATCACCGCCAGGTATTCGGCCCGATGCGCGGAGCCGAACACCGCCTTGGCCAGGCGGCGGGTGCTCCAATGTGTCGCGGCCGCGGGCCTGCGCAGTGTCGCGCTCAGCACCGCCTTCTCCCTGGCTGCAGTAATCTGGCGCGGCCGGCCCGCGCGCGGCAGTGTACGCAGCCCGGCCACTCCCGCCTCGCGGTAGCGCCGCCGCCACAGACAAACCGTTCGCTCGGTCACCCCAAGCCTGGCTGCCAGCGCGCGCATGCTCTCGCCGGCCGCGCTGCCCAGCACGATGCGCGCGCGTGGCCAGCGCCTGCGGGATGCTTATCACAATGCGCTCGAGTTCCACGGGTAAGCGCACTGCAGCCCACTTGGCGGCGAAGATGGCGGACCATTTCCCTGCCGTTCCTCTCCGATTCGTTTTTCGTTGACTCTAGCCAAATCGACTAAATTACCAAAATCATTGACATGAGACAGAACAATATAATAGGCTACTTCACTGATGAAGACATTCCGAGAAATCCGGTCTGAGGTTGAAAGGAACTCGGGCATTCGCGCGATCAAGATGGACGATTTACGAAAGGCCATGGGTGCAAAGCCGCCTAAGAAGTTAGGTCGAAACGTGTGCGAGATGATCAGTCAGAATCTGAAAAGCCTGGGACTCGAACACTTCCCGGCGGAATTGCCGGCATCGGCTCCCAAGAAGGTGCTCCTGTTTACGCATAGCTTCCCGGGGTGGGACGTTATTACGGCTCTACTGAATCCAAGCGATGAAGGCGTTGAGGTGATTCGCGAACGTCTGATAAGCGGCAGGAGGAAATAGCCTTGGCAAAGGTCGCGCGCATACATCCCACGAAAAAGGGGACTTGGACTGACATTCGGGCCGAGTTCGTCCGAGTTCAGGAGCTGGCAAGCGCGACCCCGCGGCTGTGGTAACAGGAGGGAAGGCGACGAAGATGGCGGCCGGTGCGCGGGAATATGTTGTTCGAGTGCCGATCGTTCAAACGCCTTTTCGGAGGAGTTCGAGCGTCTCAACTTCGGTCCTATCTAAGGCGGTGCCTGATATCGACGAAGGTTCTTGCGGTCGAACTCATTTGGCCTGACAACCAGAAGGTTAACGGAAAGGTGCTCGTCCGAAAGATGTGCTCGACGCTCGGGTCCGCTAGCGCCCGAAAGCTCTCAAGCGGCGCCAGACCCTACGCGCCTGCGTGATTGAGGAATCCGGTATAGGGAGAGATGACAGATGGCGAAGTATCTGCGGGTCGGGGTTCATCGCTCGAACAGATCAGGCTATACATCCAAAGCTTGGAGCATTCGAAGACAGAAGTCCGTAGTGGTCGTGAAGTGGGGCTCAATCGAAATTCGAGGAGCGGGCCACGGTAGGCGCATCTACTGGGCTAATAAGGCTCAGCAGAGAACGATTCGTTGCAGTTCCGAAAGACGTGCGCTTGCATATGTGAGGAGCGCAACGGCGAAACGTGTCAGCCATCAATACGAGAGACTTCCGGGGAAGGTTCGCATCAGAAAGCGCCTAAGGCGCCGATAAAAGGGGCAGTGCCTTTTGAAAACTGCGACGGCGAAAATCCCAGACGTAGCTGGCCGTGCGTATCGCTGGCGAACCCTCTTGCCGACCCCTCATTTCAGGGTGACAGAACCCAAAGACCGCTTCTCTTGCATCTCAACAGATGGCTGAACAGATGGCTGACCGGACACCGCCCGTCTACGCCCACTTCCCCAGCACGGTTTCCGCGCGTGAGAGGCACCAGATAGGCACCACGGACGATCTTGAGGAGTTGAGCGGGGAAAAAACCCTTGATTTTCTTGGAGCCACCCGTCGGATTCGAACCGACGACCTGCTGATTACGAATCAGCTGCTCTACCGACTGAGCTAGGGTGGCTCAAAAAACGCGAAGCTCAAGAGTAGCCCAGCGCCAAGACGGGCGGAAGAGTATCAAGGCAGGTGCAGTAGAAGGTAGCGGCCGCGGGCTTCCGAGGGCGGATCCCAAGCCATCAGCGGCTCGCGCAAAACCACCCTGCCCCCTACGGCGGCCCGATCCAGGCCACGCGTGATCACCCACAGACCGCCGCGGGCGCGGGCGTACGCCTGCAGGGCGGCAGGATTATCGAATTGCGGGATCGGCTTAGGCATCGCCAAGTAATACACCAGCCCCGGTCCCCATAGACGATAAAGCGCCAGGTCCGCCGGCGCCTGGCTGCCGACCTCGACCCTTACCGCTCGCGCAAAGGCGCGCTCGGTACGATAGGGCTCCGCCGCCGGCATCGCAAAGACAAACAGAAAAAACATCCCCGCGTAGGCGATCACTCCTGTGGCCAAGGCCACGCGGCGCGGCTCGCACTTGAGGCTGGCGCCTACGGCCACGGCTAGCGCGATCAACCATAAGATCGCGAACAGAGCTCGGTCGGGCGAGGCCGGCAGCAGGCGAAGCGAACCTACCCGCCACGATGGCGGCAGCAGGTAGCCAATCCCGCCGATCACAACCCCAAGCATCAGAATAGCAAAGCCTAGCTGCATCAGCCGGCGCGCCATCGGCACCATCGAATCGGCATAGTCGCGCAGGGTGCGCGCCACCAGCAGCGCAGCCGCGGGCAGGATGGGCAACAGGTAGTAGCTGCGACGCGATCGCGACAAGGTGAAAAAGATGAAAGTCGCCCAGAAGTAGGTGAGCACAAATAGTTCGGACTTGATTCCGCCACGAATCGGCTGCTCTGCCAGCCGGCGATGGCGTTGGACCAGCGCAGCAGGTAGAAACAGCGCCCATGGCGCCATCAGGACGAAAATTGCTTCGACGTACAGATAAATCGGACCGCGGTGGTCGAAAGGGGCGAAATAACGCACCAGGTTTTCGCGAAAGACCATGTAGATGCCGGCGTCGGAATGGCTGCGCGCCTGCGAAGCCGCGAACGGCAACCAATAGATCAGCAGGCCCAACGCGATCGCCAGTACGCTCTTAAGGTTGAACAGCCAGCGCAGCCGCCCGCTCAGCCATCGGAGGCGCGCGACGGCAGAGCCCTGCCCCAAATGGCGCCTGAGTTCGGCGCTGCCGGGCTCGATTATCGAATAGCTCCCGCACACCGCCAGCGGCAGGGCGAATCCAATCAATCCCTTGGTTAGTGACGTCAGAGCCATCACGGGCCAAAACAGCATCAGCCACCATCCCTGGGGCCTGGGCCACCCGGCGGCAAACAGCCAAATCGCCGCCAAGGTGCCGGTGACGGTTTCCACATCGGCGGCAGCATGACGAGAGAAAAAGACATAACTGTAACTGGTGGCGAGGATGAGTCCGGCCACGGCCGCGGTACCACGGTCGTAAAGGCGCCGCCCCAGCACCATCAGCACCACTACCCCAAGCCATCCGGCAAGCGCCGAGGGGATGCGCGCGGCGGTCTCGCTGGCGCCACCGGTCAGCGGAGTGGCGGCCAGGATGAGCCAGTAGGAAAGCAGGGGCTTGTCGAAATAAAGGTGCCCGTTGATGGTGGGCCAGAAGTAATTGCCGGTCAGGCGCATTTCGCGCACGATCTCGGCCCAACGCCCCTCCGATGACCAAAGCGCGCGCGCCCCCAGGCGGGCTAAGAACAGCGCCGCCGCGCCAACCATCACACCCGCCGCCGCCCATCGCGCTCGCCACGGGCTGGGCCGCCACAGCCGTTGTTTCAATTCAACCGCAACAACCATCGCGGCGCATTGTAATGATTTCCTCGCCCCAGGTAGAGAGCCCCACCCACGCTGCGCTTGCCGCGCCGTCGGCGGGCCTGTTCGTCACGACCACGACCAGCGCTGGTGGCGCAGTCAAGGCCGCCTGGTCATGGCACGCTGACTGGCCTCCTGGCGCTCGCGCCATTCGTCGATCGATTCAGTGTTGAAACGCCAGTCGCTACCCACCCTGAAGGCCGGTAGCTCGCCGCGCTTGAGAAGCCGATAGATAGTCGAGGGATGGACGTGCAAGTAATCAGACACTTCCTTAACCGTCATTATCTTGGAAGCCATGATAAACTCCTAATTGGCAATATATATGTATAAATATTACCAGGACGGAATTTTCGTGAGGCCTGTGTCGCGGATTAAAGTGTACTGGTTGGGAATGTCACGTAATTCCGCGCTTTGCTGCTTATATAGTTAATTATGCGCGGGCCGCCAAATCAAGTAACTTTTTCTTTATCAATGGATGCATCCGTCTTCGTGAACAAATGCCGCTAAGCAATAGCCTCACGCGCTTGCACCGCGCGCAGGCACGCGGACACTGCCGTCATGGACCAAGTAAAACCTCTCTAATGCGGCTTGGCACTGGCATTTTCGCGCAGGCGGACAAAGCGCCGCCTTCGAACCCGGCGACGACGGCACGCGTGGCGAGGCGGATCCGAGCGTGATACTCTTTGTCACAAATGTCCGCTATCAATGTTACTCCGCCGCCGGCCGGGCTCAAATATGGCCGCGCGCCGAGGTTTTATGAGTGAAAAGTTCTCCTCCCAGCGCCGCCCTAACCGCTTGATCCACGAGCAGAGCCCCTATCTGCGCCAGCACGCCTACAACCCCGTGGATTGGCATCCATGGGGCGAGGAAGCTCTGCGCAAGGCGCGCGAGTCCAACAAACCCATTCTGCTTTCCATCGGCTACGCCGCCTGCCACTGGTGCCACGTGATGGAGCGGGAATCCTTCGAGGACGAGCAGACTGCCGCGCTGATGAATGAACTGTTCGTGCCCATCAAGGTCGATCGCGAGGAGCGGCCCGATCTCGATCAGATATATATGGAAGCGGTGCAAGCGATGACCGGACGGGGCGGCTGGCCACTTACGATGTTTCTGACCCCGGCAGGCGAGCCATTTTTCGGCGGCACCTATTTTCCCCCACAGGAGCGGCACGGCTTACCCGCCTTCACACGCGTGCTGCAGTCGATCGCGCAGGTCTTTCGCCAACGGCCCGACGATGTCGCCCACAACGTGAGCGAAATCGCGCGCGTGCTGCGTGCCTCCAGCGCCTTGGAGGCCATCCCCGCGCGGCTTGACGGCGAGTTGGTAGCGGAGGCCGCGCGCGGCCTGGCCTCGCATTGTGACCAGACCTACGGCGGCCTGGGCGACGCGCCCAAGTTTCCCAACACTTTTGTCTTTTCGCTGTTCCTGCGGATGTTCGACCGGACCAAGGAAAAGGAGTGGGCCACGATGGTCGAGCACACGCTGAGCCAGATGGCGGGCGGCGGTATTTATGATCAGATCGGCGGCGGATTCCATCGCTATAGCGTGGATCGCCAATGGCGAATTCCACATTTCGAGAAGATGCTCTACGACAATGCCCTGCTGGCACGGCTTTATTTGGATGCCGGGCGCGCGCTGGCACGCCCCGACTTCCTGACGGTGGCGCGCGACGTACTGGATTACGTACTGCGCGAGATGCAAAGTCCGCAAGGTGGCTTCTATTCCAGCCAGGACGCCGACAGCGAGGGCGAAGAGGGTAGGTTCTTCGTCTGGACTCAGCCCCAGGTGCGCGAAGTCCTCGATGATGACTCAGCCGCCATCGCCATCGCCTATTACGGTATCGAGGCGGAGGGCAACTTCGAGGACAGCAACGTGCCGCACCGTCCGCTCACCCTGGAGCAAGCCGCCGCGCGCTTCAAGCTGAGTACGGAGGCGATGGGCCGGCGAGTAAGTGAGATTCGCGCCCGCCTGTTCACGGCGCGCCAAGCGCGGGTCCATCCGGCACGCGACGAAAAAATCTTGGCGGCCTGGAATGGCATGATGATCGGGGCCTTAGCCGAGGGCGGATGGGCGCTGGCCGAGCCACGCTATCTTGCAGCAGCGCGGCGTGCCGCCGGCTTTGTCATGTCAACCATGTGGGACGGCACCCGCCTGCATCGTTCCTTCAAAGATGGGGTTACCCGTTTCAACGGCTACCTGGAAGATTACGCCGCGATGGCCAATGCTTTGCTTGACCTGTACGAGGCCAGCCTGGAGCGGCGCTACCTGGAGCAGACGGCGAGCCTACTCTCGGTCGTCATCGATCGTTTCGGCGACGAGCGCGGCGGCTTCTTCTTCACCTCGGACGATCACGAGCGGCTGGTGGTACGGGGCAAGCCGGCCTTCGACGGCTCGACCCCTTCGGGCAACAGCGACGCCGCCCTGGCCCTGTTGCGGCTGCACGCCTACACCGGCGAGGAGCGGTGGTGGAAAGCGGCGAGCGACACGCTGAAATTGTTCGCTAAGCCGATGGCGGAGCAACCCTTCAGCTTTTCTCATATGTTGGAAGTGGCCGATTTCTACGCGCGCCGGGCCACCGAGATTGTCTTGGTGGGCGACCCTACAGCGCCCTCCATCGGCCAATGGCATCGCCGCCTCGGCGCACGCTATTTGCCTAATCGCGCCCTGTTCGTAGTCGATCCCGCCAATCCCGACCGCGGTTTTCTGTCGCCCGCGCTGATCGGCAAGGGCCAGGTTGACGGCCGTCCGACCGCCTACGTCTGCCGCGATTTTACCTGTTCGCCGCCACGCACGACGTGGGATGAGCTGGCGGCCGACCTAAGCTGATCGTATTGTCTATTGCGGCGACTGAGTATCCTGTATCAGGCTTGTTGATGGTCCACGATTTCGCCCGAATAGGGGCAGGCACGCCTGGTATGGCGGTGCTGGAGCCTATTGTAGTTAATCGCCCCGCGCTCAACCTCGGTCCGCTGCTTAAGGTGGTCGCCTTCAACGCGCGTGGTGGGCGCTCCACGGAGTTGCTCGCGCAATGGCTGCGCAAGCCACCCTTGGCGGGTGCGGGGCTAATCCTGCTATGCGAACTGGATTGGCGCTTGCCGCGCTCGGCACAAGTGGAAAGCGCAGCCCGCCTCGCCGACAGCCTCGAGCTGAGCATGGCCTTTGGTCCCGAGTTCGGCTTCGCGCGCCACGGCGAACCAATGGGCAGCTTCTTCGGCAACGCCATCCTGTCGGCCTGGCCTCTGCACGAGGTCAAGGCAATTCGCCTACCGATTTTTTATGATTGGACCCGCCGCCATCTGCCCCGCAACCCGCGTTGGTGGGGTGAGCGGGTGGGACAGCGCGGAGCACTGCGCGCCAGCCTAAGCATCGCGGACAAAAGAATTACCGTCGCAGTGGCTCATCTGGAGAATCGAGCCACCCCGGTGGAGCGCGCCGAGCAGATGCGCTGTATATTAGCGCGGATTCCCGCCACCGGCCCCGCCGTGCTAGGCGGCGATCTCAATACCGTCACTGTCGATTTGCGCAATGCGCGCCAATGCGCGGCATTTTCGCTAAGCTTGCTATGCGCGCCGCGTCGTCTGCGCGAACCACGCCCCTGGGAGCCCCTATTCGCCGATCTGGAGCGCGCCGGGTTCCAGGCGCAAGAGGCCAATCAACCGATGGCGCCGACCTTCACCCCCACCGCGCTGTGGCCACGATGGCTGCGGCCCAAACTGGACTGGCTTGCGGCCCGGGAGCTGGCGGTGATAAGCGGACGCTCGCAGGTCGTATCTGCCTCCTATCGGGGGCGGCGCTTTTCCGACCACGACGCTGTAATGTGCGAAATCGCGCTTTAAGCGCGAGATGGTGATGCAAGGTCGGTCAAGGCCCGATCGCAAAAATTTTAGGCTACGCCTT
This DNA window, taken from Candidatus Binataceae bacterium, encodes the following:
- a CDS encoding ParA family protein gives rise to the protein MPTNWSPKLIATINFKGGVGKTTVTWCMADTLALFPNQKVLMFDLDAQMSLTQAIALNEDSGRLEDRFGKWYETSVQRKKTIFDAIEAFTRPRANFDFPIGFDVIYQISDQLHFVPSVEDLYWLELEVFDRESMRDFIRRLIGKITNSPRMPRYDYVLFDCPPSFTLLSYSVLTCADLVLIPVNPDFFASRGTSLILNSLKMRIEPHPLPKIGVFMNKTKTFGRDQTTGRWRPTNESAFYIREVGRVCSEASKRENIEARFFDSFIRERVGIKRAITGGGVPADLVPDFRTLWQECRELLSQ
- a CDS encoding transcriptional coactivator p15/PC4 family protein, with the translated sequence MDDSSQLVAQFEKNSKEEVRVSIDDFRGRKIINIRVYYRSDSGQWLPGKQGLALAVDRYRDLADAVLRLGEELQAQGLLVSK
- the dndB gene encoding DNA sulfur modification protein DndB, with product MNEMILSFPAMRGHMGKRDYFVTMVKLSLVPKLFRFRDWAELPPEQRAQRVIQKSRIPEITQYILDNEDGYLFSSLTASFDCEPKFMAADSRDDIGVLEIPFDADLVINDGQHRRAAIEEALRENPKLGDETISVVLFPFEDLGRMQQMFSDLNRTARTTSKSLNILYNQRDLMSQITLTVTERVEAFKGFVDKDRVSLALRSPKLFTLAAIYDAVNALLGSVVDADYDRKLALALDFWESVAENMPEWEKVKNGDLKPMEFRQEFIHSHAVVLCALGSMGQTLISTYPDDWKSRLRGLRQIDWRRTNKEWQGIAMSGPDVVNRRQNRMDTASFLKLKMGLKLTPAEERSIKGATDISSIMNDLRKFAGEASAAEN
- a CDS encoding helix-turn-helix domain-containing protein — its product is MLGSAAGESMRALAARLGVTERTVCLWRRRYREAGVAGLRTLPRAGRPRQITAAREKAVLSATLRRPAAATHWSTRRLAKAVFGSAHRAEYLAVIHFGSHLKRRCIAGPLLPSPASVQAAGRFGS
- a CDS encoding glycosyltransferase family 39 protein; its protein translation is MVVAVELKQRLWRPSPWRARWAAAGVMVGAAALFLARLGARALWSSEGRWAEIVREMRLTGNYFWPTINGHLYFDKPLLSYWLILAATPLTGGASETAARIPSALAGWLGVVVLMVLGRRLYDRGTAAVAGLILATSYSYVFFSRHAAADVETVTGTLAAIWLFAAGWPRPQGWWLMLFWPVMALTSLTKGLIGFALPLAVCGSYSIIEPGSAELRRHLGQGSAVARLRWLSGRLRWLFNLKSVLAIALGLLIYWLPFAASQARSHSDAGIYMVFRENLVRYFAPFDHRGPIYLYVEAIFVLMAPWALFLPAALVQRHRRLAEQPIRGGIKSELFVLTYFWATFIFFTLSRSRRSYYLLPILPAAALLVARTLRDYADSMVPMARRLMQLGFAILMLGVVIGGIGYLLPPSWRVGSLRLLPASPDRALFAILWLIALAVAVGASLKCEPRRVALATGVIAYAGMFFLFVFAMPAAEPYRTERAFARAVRVEVGSQAPADLALYRLWGPGLVYYLAMPKPIPQFDNPAALQAYARARGGLWVITRGLDRAAVGGRVVLREPLMAWDPPSEARGRYLLLHLP
- a CDS encoding helix-turn-helix domain-containing protein, with amino-acid sequence MASKIMTVKEVSDYLHVHPSTIYRLLKRGELPAFRVGSDWRFNTESIDEWRERQEASQRAMTRRP
- a CDS encoding thioredoxin domain-containing protein, encoding MSEKFSSQRRPNRLIHEQSPYLRQHAYNPVDWHPWGEEALRKARESNKPILLSIGYAACHWCHVMERESFEDEQTAALMNELFVPIKVDREERPDLDQIYMEAVQAMTGRGGWPLTMFLTPAGEPFFGGTYFPPQERHGLPAFTRVLQSIAQVFRQRPDDVAHNVSEIARVLRASSALEAIPARLDGELVAEAARGLASHCDQTYGGLGDAPKFPNTFVFSLFLRMFDRTKEKEWATMVEHTLSQMAGGGIYDQIGGGFHRYSVDRQWRIPHFEKMLYDNALLARLYLDAGRALARPDFLTVARDVLDYVLREMQSPQGGFYSSQDADSEGEEGRFFVWTQPQVREVLDDDSAAIAIAYYGIEAEGNFEDSNVPHRPLTLEQAAARFKLSTEAMGRRVSEIRARLFTARQARVHPARDEKILAAWNGMMIGALAEGGWALAEPRYLAAARRAAGFVMSTMWDGTRLHRSFKDGVTRFNGYLEDYAAMANALLDLYEASLERRYLEQTASLLSVVIDRFGDERGGFFFTSDDHERLVVRGKPAFDGSTPSGNSDAALALLRLHAYTGEERWWKAASDTLKLFAKPMAEQPFSFSHMLEVADFYARRATEIVLVGDPTAPSIGQWHRRLGARYLPNRALFVVDPANPDRGFLSPALIGKGQVDGRPTAYVCRDFTCSPPRTTWDELAADLS
- a CDS encoding endonuclease/exonuclease/phosphatase family protein, with the translated sequence MAVLEPIVVNRPALNLGPLLKVVAFNARGGRSTELLAQWLRKPPLAGAGLILLCELDWRLPRSAQVESAARLADSLELSMAFGPEFGFARHGEPMGSFFGNAILSAWPLHEVKAIRLPIFYDWTRRHLPRNPRWWGERVGQRGALRASLSIADKRITVAVAHLENRATPVERAEQMRCILARIPATGPAVLGGDLNTVTVDLRNARQCAAFSLSLLCAPRRLREPRPWEPLFADLERAGFQAQEANQPMAPTFTPTALWPRWLRPKLDWLAARELAVISGRSQVVSASYRGRRFSDHDAVMCEIAL